One Pseudomonas brassicacearum genomic region harbors:
- the rsmD gene encoding 16S rRNA (guanine(966)-N(2))-methyltransferase RsmD, which yields MARPSNSSKKPVHNGVNQLRIIGGEWRSRRLSFPDAPGLRPTPDRVRETLFNWLAPYVAGARVLDPFAGSGALFLEALSRGAAMGQALDASSLAVSSLKEHLGTLRCTVGQVQTADALRYLDGQPATPFDLVFLDPPFNQNLLPAVCALLEERHWLAEDAWVYTESETAPSTLGLPGNWRLHREQRSGRVYYALWQRMAETVS from the coding sequence ATGGCCCGCCCATCGAATTCCAGCAAAAAACCCGTTCACAACGGAGTGAATCAATTGCGCATCATCGGCGGCGAATGGCGCAGCCGCCGCCTGAGCTTCCCGGACGCCCCCGGCCTTCGACCGACCCCGGACCGGGTCCGCGAAACCCTGTTCAACTGGCTCGCGCCTTACGTAGCAGGCGCCCGGGTGCTCGACCCGTTCGCTGGCAGCGGTGCGCTGTTTCTCGAAGCGCTGTCCCGCGGCGCGGCGATGGGCCAGGCATTGGACGCCAGCAGCCTGGCGGTCTCCAGCCTGAAAGAACACCTGGGGACCCTGCGCTGCACCGTCGGCCAGGTGCAGACCGCCGACGCGCTGCGCTACCTGGATGGACAACCGGCGACCCCCTTCGACCTGGTGTTCCTGGACCCACCGTTCAACCAGAATCTGCTGCCTGCAGTCTGTGCCTTGCTCGAGGAACGGCATTGGCTGGCCGAGGATGCCTGGGTCTACACTGAAAGCGAGACCGCCCCGTCCACCCTGGGCTTGCCGGGCAATTGGCGCCTGCATCGCGAGCAGAGGTCTGGACGGGTGTATTACGCGTTGTGGCAACGTATGGCAGAGACCGTTAGTTGA
- a CDS encoding hydrolase produces the protein MSAASERFVPALGLGNPHLQTLWGPLWRKTTHVDRERERLWLDDGDFLDLDWHGPHSANAPLVLVLHGLTGSSNSPYVAGLQQALGGQGWASVALNWRGCSGEPNLLPRSYHSGVSEDLAATITHLRARRPLAPLFAVGYSLGGNVLLKHLGETGGDSQLQGAVAVSVPFRLDQCADRIGQGFSKFYQAHFMRQLVAYVRNKQHQFQHDGRHEGLATLTALGPLENMRTFWDFDGRITAPLHGFSDAADYYRRASSRYFMGGIKTPTLVIQAADDPFVFPHSLPEPGELSASTQLELHAQGGHVGFVDGTLRRPGYYLERRIPTWLAHLRRE, from the coding sequence ATGTCCGCTGCATCTGAACGTTTCGTCCCCGCCCTGGGCCTTGGCAATCCGCACTTGCAAACCTTGTGGGGTCCACTATGGCGCAAGACCACCCACGTCGATCGCGAACGCGAGCGCCTCTGGCTCGATGACGGCGACTTCCTCGACCTCGACTGGCATGGGCCCCACAGCGCCAATGCGCCACTGGTGCTGGTGCTGCACGGGCTGACGGGCTCTTCCAACTCGCCTTACGTCGCCGGCCTGCAACAAGCCCTCGGCGGCCAGGGTTGGGCCAGTGTCGCGCTGAATTGGCGCGGCTGTTCGGGCGAGCCAAACCTGTTGCCCCGCAGCTATCACTCCGGCGTCAGCGAAGACCTGGCCGCCACGATCACCCATCTTCGCGCCCGACGGCCCTTGGCGCCGCTGTTTGCGGTGGGTTATTCACTGGGCGGCAATGTGCTGCTCAAGCACCTGGGGGAAACCGGCGGCGACAGCCAGCTGCAGGGCGCGGTGGCGGTCTCGGTACCGTTCCGCCTCGACCAGTGCGCTGATCGCATCGGCCAGGGATTTTCCAAGTTCTACCAGGCGCATTTCATGCGTCAACTGGTGGCCTACGTGCGCAACAAGCAACACCAGTTCCAGCACGACGGACGCCACGAAGGGCTGGCGACCCTGACGGCGCTAGGCCCACTGGAAAACATGCGCACCTTCTGGGACTTCGACGGCCGGATTACGGCGCCGTTGCACGGGTTCTCGGATGCGGCGGATTATTATCGCCGCGCCTCCAGTCGTTATTTCATGGGTGGGATCAAGACACCGACCCTGGTCATCCAGGCTGCCGATGATCCTTTTGTGTTCCCCCACAGCTTGCCCGAACCCGGCGAGCTGTCCGCCTCGACCCAACTCGAGCTGCACGCCCAGGGCGGGCATGTGGGTTTTGTCGACGGGACCTTGCGGCGCCCGGGGTATTAC